In Brachyhypopomus gauderio isolate BG-103 unplaced genomic scaffold, BGAUD_0.2 sc129, whole genome shotgun sequence, the genomic window agacagagtctGCGCAAGCTCGTCATcgacatggtacacacacactggggtaTAGCACCATCCAAAACAATAGTACATGCTCATTTATATGaatatttattttgtatatttttaaaataatgtttattTAAGAAAACGAAGAACATATTAGAAATAGCTCATGTTGCTCATacctggggtgggggtgttggagcTCCACTTACTTGTGTTGATGTGACAGTAAGAAGGtggaagagagacaggagaagggtggaggagagacagtagggtggaggagagacaggagaaggGTCTTCCTGTCAGTGGTGGAGATGCTGCTGCCCCAGCAGACCACTCCATAAAATATGGCTGATGCCTCCACAGCATCAAAGAAGGACCTCAGGAGTGTGTGCTCCACTCCAAAGGACCTGAGTCTCCTTAGGAGATACAGTCTGCTCCGACCCTTCCTGTAGAGAGCAGCTGTGTTGTCAGTCCAGTCCAGCTTGTTGTTAAGGTGGACACCAAGGTATTTGTAGGACCTCACCATCTCAATGTCTGTGCCCTGGATGTTTACAGGCACAGGATGAGAGTGTTTAGTCCTGCAGAAATCCACCACCAGTTCTTTAGTTTTGCCTGCATTGATCTGCAGGCAGGTCTTCTGGCACCATGTGACAGTCCTGCGTCAGTCCTCTGTACTCCCCATCATCTCCATCACTGATGAGGCCAACGATAGCAGAGTCGTCAGAGAACTTCTGCAGGTGGCAGCTGGCAGAACTGTACTGTAAATCTGCAGTGTAGAGGGTGAACAAGAAGGGAGCAAGAACTGTTCCCTGTGGAGCCCCCGTGCTGCAGACAACAGTGTCACACTGACAGCCCTTTGTCCTCACGTACTGCGGTCGGTTAGTGAGGTAGTCCAGAATCCATGTGGTGAAGTGGTGGTCCAGTCCAGTGGGCCCCAGCTTGTCCTTCAGGAGCATGGGTTGGATGGTATTGAAAGCACTGGAGAAATCAAAGAACATGATTCTCACAGTGCTCCCAGTGGTCTCCAGGTGGGACAGAGATCTGTTTAGCAGGTGAATGATGGCATCCTCCACCCCGATGCCAGGTTGATAGGCAAACTGGAGTGGGTCCATTGATGAACTCACAAGTAGGCGGAGGTGGACAAGGAGTAGTCTCTCCAGGGTCTTCATCAGGTGAGATGTTAGTGCTACTGGCTTGTAGCTGTTGAGGTCTTTGGGGTGTGGGGTCCGGGTCTTTGGCACCGGTACCACGCAGGATGTTTTCCACAGCTGTGGGACTCTCCCTAACCTCAGGCTGAGATAAAAAAGGTACTGGGTTACTCCACACCGCTCATCGGCACAGGTCTTCAGGAGCCTTGAGTTGATGCCACCTGGACCTGCAGCTTTCCTGACCTTTATCGTCATCAGTGCACTTCTCACCTGGGATGTTGTCAGTGTCAGACTGGAGTGGGGCAGGAGAATGATCAAACCTATTGAAGAAGAGATTGAGATCATTCACCCACTTCTGGTCccccactgtgagtcagactttttgtgacctgaagtagtgttgagactattcctaACGTTGTTCTGCTGCAGTTGGTCCTCCATCTTCCTTCTGTAGATGGTTTTACCATCTCTGATCTTCCTCCTCAGCTCCTTCTGCACAGATTTCATCGCCTCCTTGTCACCTAATCTAAAAaccctcttcttctccttcagTAGAGCCTTTATATCAGGGTTAATCCAGGGTTTGTTGTTGGAGAAACACAGCACAGTCCTGGTGGGTACAGTTTTTTCCACATAGTCCGTTATGCAGTGTGTAAGGCCCTCAATGTCGTCCCCGTGAGGATCACACAGTTCCTCCCACAGTGTTGTGGTAAAACAGTCCTTCAGAGCCTCTTCAGCCTCTGTAGTCCATTTCTTCACTGTGCGAGTGACAGCTGGCTCTCTGTGTACGAGGGGTTTGTACACAGGCAGGAGATGAACCAGGTTGTGATCTGATCTTcccaggggagggaggggtgaagAGTCATATGCCACCCCTGTACTGGCATAGAACAGGTCGAGTGTTTTAATGTCTCTGGTGTGGCAGGTGACGTACTGGGTGAAGGAAGAGCTAGGTGCCAACATCTAATGTTGTTTTATTCAGaatagaacacaaatcacagatcaaaagtttaaactgagagAATGTATCATTTTAAGGGAAAAATATGTTTCAAAATGTCATGgtgtcaacaaatcccaaaaaagttggggCAATAccatttttaccactgtgtggCATCCCCCTTTCTTCTTACAACACTCAACAGACgtctggggacagaggagaccagtttctcaagtttagaaataggaatgctctcccattcatgctggaggcatctacatcagatccacgcaagatgttcaaaatcttctcttctctcctcacaccctcccccctccaACTCCTACTTCTCTTACTGCAGATGATTTTGTCaccttctttgaagagaaggtCAATACGATTCGCAGCACCTTTTCCCTAGTCCGTGTGCCCACTGTgtcccctcctactcctcccttttctctaacctccttctctcctctctcagctgagatagtgcttcagctgctgacatccagcagtcccaccacatgccctctggaccccattccatccacactcctccagacaatctcccacgaactcctccctttcatctcgaccatcatcaacaactccttatcttcaggaattgtgccatcatcattcaaggcggctagggtggttccaatcctaaagaaacccaaccttgacaccaccaacatcagcaactacagaccgcaactatctctcctctcattcctctctaagatccttgaacgggctgtacacaaccagctatactcttttctctcacagaaccagcttcaggACCCCAACCAATCTGGCTTCAAGCCGGCACATTCTACGGAAACTGCATTCATTCcagtaactgagaaactccatgcggctagagcaactggactatcatcagttctgattctgcttgacctttcggcggcctttgacacagtcaatcacaagatcctcctgtccatcctttcaggccttggtatcactgggaatgcatggacgtggtttgcatcctacctggagggacgttcctaccaagtaacatggggaggatcaacatccacgccatgcaaactctccaccggtggtccacaaggctcagtgctgggtccacttcttttttctctttataccCGCTCACTGGGTGAGACaatttctgcacatggcttctcttatcactgttatgcggatgacacccagctcttcttttccttcccaccctctgacgcacaggtttcagctcgaatctctgcatgtctaaaagacattgcctcttggatggcagctcaccacctaaagcttaacccaagcaagacggAGATACTGTACATCCCTggaagagccagtcctcatcgtgatctttctatctcattcgagaacactgtgatcactccatccatggaagcgcgtagccttggtgtagttgacGACACTCAACTCttcttcacggcccacgttgctaacacaacacgatcatgcagatttgcccttcacaacattcagaacacgtgtgtagaagtataggaacatgtgtagaagtatatgaacatgtgtgtagaagtataggaacacgtgtgtagaagtataggaacatgtgtagaagtataggaacatgtgtagaagtatatggacatgtgtgtagaagtataggaacacgtgcagaagtataagaatatgtctgtagaagtataggaacacgtttagaagtataggaacgtgtgtagaagtataggaacatgtgtgtagaagtataggaacacatgtttagaagtataggaacgtgtgtagaagtataggaacacgtgtagaagtatagaaacacgtgtagaagtataggaacacgtgtgtagaagtataggaacgtgtgtgtagaagtataggaacacgtgtgtagaagtataggaacacacgtgtagaagtataggaacgtgtgtagaagtataggaacacacgtgtagaagtatagaaacacgtgtagaagtataggaacatgtgtagaagtataggaacatgtgtagaagtatagaaacacgtgtagaagtataggaacacgtgtgtagaagtataggaacgtgtgtagaagtataggaacacgtgtagaagtataggaacacgtgtagaagtataggaacgtgtgtagaagtataggaacatgtgtgtagaagtataggaacgtgtgtagaagtataggaacgtgtgtagaagtataggaacacatgtgtagaagtataggaacacatgtttagaagtataggaacgtgtgtagaagtataggaacatgtgtgtagaagtataggaacacgtgtagaagtataggaatgtgtgtagaagtataggaacacgtgtgtagaagtatagaaacacgtgtagaagtataggaacgtgtgtgtagaagtataggaacacgtgtagaagtataggaacacgtgtgtagaagtataggaacacgtgtgtagaagtataggaatatgtctgtagaagtataggaacatgtgtatagaagtataggaacacgtgtgtagaagtataggaacgtgtgtagaagtataggaacgtgTGTACAAGTATAAGaatgtgtgtagaagtatagaaacacgtgtagaagtataggaacatgtgtgtataagtataggaacgtgtgtagaagtataggaacgtgtgtagaagtatagaaacacgtgtagaagtataggaacacgtgtgtagaagtataggaacgtgtgtagaagtataggaatgtgtgtagaagtatagaaacacgtgtagaagtataggaacatgtgtgtagaagtataggaatatgtctgtagaagtataggaacatgtgtatagaagtataggaacacgtgtgtagaagtataggaacgtgtgtagaagtataggaacgtgtgtagaagtataggaacacgtgtagaagtataggaacacgtgtagaagtataggaacatgtgtgtagaagtataggaacgtgtgtagaagtatagaaacacgtgtagaagtataggaacatgtgtgtagaagtataggaatatgtgtgtagaagtataggaacacgtgtgtagaagtataggaacacgtgtagaagtatagaaacacgtgtagaagtataggaacacgtgtgtagaagtataggaacacgtgtagaagtataggaacacgtgtgtagaagtataggaacacgtgtagaagtataggaacacgtgtgtagaagtataggaacacgtgtagaagtataggaacatgtgtagaagtataggaacacgtgtgtagaagtataggaacacgtgtgtagaagtataggaacatgtgtagaagtataggaacatgtgtagaagtataggaacacgtgtgtagaagtataggaacacgtgtgtagaagtataggaacatgtgtagaagtataggaacatgtgtagaagtataggaacacgtgtgtagaagtatagaaacacgtgtagaagtataggaacgtgtgtagaagtataggaacacgtgtagaagtataggaacgtgtgtagaagtatagaaacacgtgtagaagtatatgaatatgtgtgtagaagtataggaacacgtgtgtagaagtataggaacacgtgtagaagtataggaacacgtgtgtagaagtatagaaacacgtgtagaagtataggaacacgtgtagaagtataggaacacgtgtgtagaagtataggaacacgtgtgtagaagtatagaaacacgtgtagaagtataggaacgtgtgtagatgtataggaacacgtgtgtagaagtatatgaatatgtgtgtagaagtataggaagaTGTGTAGATGTATAGGAACACGCTTGTAGAAGTAGAACTGATAGAAACTGATATGTCTCTGTGTATAtattcacatgtatgttcatattTGTTTATCTATGTGTGTTCATATGtctttatatatgtgtatgtaggtgttggCCACAGATATGTCAAAGCACATGACACTTCTGGCGGATCTGAAGACGATGGTGGAGACGAAGAAAGTGACAAGCTCAGGTGTTTTGCTGTTGGATCACTATACTGAACGCATACAGGTATGTGAGAgttctgagtgtgtatgtagaGTATTGGATAACTATACTGAACTGATTCAGGTATGTGAGAgttctgagtgtgtatgtagaGTATTGGATAACTATACTGAACTGATTCAGGTATGTGAGAgttctgagtgtgtatgtagaGTATTGGATACCTATACTGAACTGATTCAGGTATGTGAGAgttctgagtgtgtatgtagaGTATTGGATAACTATACTGAACTGATTCAGGTATGTGAGAgttctgagtgtgtatgtagaGTATTGGATAACTATACTGAACTGATTCAGGTATGTGAGAgttctgagtgtgtatgtagaGTATTGGATAACTATACTGAACTGATTCAGGTATGTGAGAgttctgagtgtgtatgtagaGTATTGGATAACTATACTGAACTAATTCAGGTATGTGAGAgttctgagtgtgtatgtagaGTATTGGATAACTATACTGAACTGATTCAGGTATGTGAGAGTTCTGAgtgatgtgtatttgtgtgtgtgtgtgtgtgtgtgtgtgtgtgtgtgtgtgtgtgtgtgtgtgtgtgtgtgtgtgtttcccaggTCCTTAGGAACATGATGCACTGTGCTGATCTAAGTAACCCCACCAAACCCTTGGAGCTGTACAGACAGTGGACACAGAGGATAATGGAGGAGTTCttcagacagggagacagagagagagagacaggcatggAAATCAGTGCCATGTGTGACAGACACACAGCCTCTGTGGAGAAgagtcaggtacacacacacacacacacacacacacacacacacacacacacacacacacacacacacattctcacacacatacatatacacacattctcacacacacacacacacacacacacacacacacacacacacattctcacacacacacacacacacacacacacacacacacacacacacacacacacacacacacacacacacacacacagcctctgtggagaagagtcaggtacacacacacacattctcacacatggACTACAGAATCCAGCTTGTATATTATGATCACCGTTACCATCATGTTTAGTCTAGATCCTCCATGTATGGGGCTAATTCCTGCCctgtggttagggttagtacaTTAGGGTAGAGTTCGTTTTGTGCTTGCAGCGACAAAAGATGCAACtaaaccttgtgtgtgtgtgtgtgtgtgtgtgtgtgtgtgtgtgtgtgtgtgtgtgtgtgtgtgtgtgtgtgtgtgtgtgtgttttaggtggGATTTATAGATTATATAGTGCATCCCTTGTGGGAGACCTGGGGTGATCTGGTCCATCCCGACGCTCAAGATATTCTGGACACACTGGAGGAGAACAGAGACTGGTACCAGAATACTGTACCACAGagcccttctccacctccagacGCGGACAGAGGCCTGACAGATCGCTTCCAGTTTCCCATCTTCCTGGATGATGATGCACACAACCACAAcgacacacacaattacacacacacaacacaaccacagGTGGAGTTAATTAGTGCTGATCAGCCTGAAAaagagggagaagaggggagaggagatggagaagaggagaaaagAAAGGCAGAGGATGAAGAaatcagacagagagaaggagaaattaaagaaaacaaagacAGAGAATATAAGGAACAGAAGAATATagatgaaagagagacagaagagaaagagggaacagATGAAGATGAACAAGAATTTATGAATGAGGGAGGAaagaaagaggaagaagagagagagggagaggaagaggaggaagagagagagggagagaaagaggaggaggtgggagaggaagaggagagagagggagagaaagaggagagagaggtagaggaagggaaggaagagagagagaaggaggaggagagagaggtagaggaagaggaggagagagagttagaggaagaggaggaagagaaagagggagagaaaaagaagagagaggaagaggaggaggagagagaggtagaggaaaaggaggaggagagagaggtagaggaagaggagga contains:
- the LOC143499005 gene encoding 3',5'-cyclic-AMP phosphodiesterase 4C-like, yielding MSRSGNQVSEYISTTFLDQQNEVDIPSPTVKDKPMCHISGVRKLSRTHSLGSRPLPRFGVTTEHEHALAEVMEDLDKWNFNIFRVADLSSNQPLSCIIYSIFQERDLLKTFRIPVDTFVSYIMTLEDHYHSNVAYHNSLHAADVTQSIHVLLSTPALDAVFTDLEVLAALFAAAIHDVDHPGVSNQFLINTNSELALMYNDESVLENHHLAVGFKLLHHDSCDIFQNLTKRQRQSLRKLVIDMVLATDMSKHMTLLADLKTMVETKKVTSSGVLLLDHYTERIQVLRNMMHCADLSNPTKPLELYRQWTQRIMEEFFRQGDRERETGMEISAMCDRHTASVEKSQVGFIDYIVHPLWETWGDLVHPDAQDILDTLEENRDWYQNTVPQSPSPPPDADRGLTDRFQFPIFLDDDAHNHNDTHNYTHTTQPQVELISADQPEKEGEEGRGDGEEEKRKAEDEEIRQREGEIKENKDREYKEQKNIDERETEEKEGTDEDEQEFMNEGGKKEEEEREGEEEEEEREGEKEEEVGEEEEREGEKEEREVEEGKEEREKEEEREVEEEEERELEEEEEEKEGEKKKREEEEEEREVEEKEEEREVEEEEEEREGEKQEREEGEEEREVEDEKEERDEEEEERGVEEEDEEREGEEEEEERGVEEEDEEREGEEEEERGVEDEEREGEEEEEEERVGEEEDED